A window of Tautonia plasticadhaerens contains these coding sequences:
- the xseA gene encoding exodeoxyribonuclease VII large subunit has protein sequence MPGPPLFDFGPDPDDETEAAVGLPPGPPMLAVSELTALIKEVVETGFADVGVFGEISNLSRPRSGHVYFDIKDEGARIRAILWRGQAARVPFELENGLAVRAWGGLDVYPPQGAYQLIVRKVEPEGIGPLELAFRQLCDRLRAEGLFDPGRKRPLPPFPSRIVVVSSPTGAAVRDILTITARRWPAAEILIAPAKAQGQGAAGEVAAAIELANRVEGVDLVLVARGGGSLEDLWAFNEEVVARAIVASRVPVVSGVGHETDLTIADLAADARGPTPSGAAELAVPDAREILARLDADASRMGRALTTRAADARARVESLADRADLAVSRLLDRRRDRLAAIAAQLDALSPLAVLSRGYSLTQRADDSRIVRAREDARPGTLIRTRLATGSVLSRVEPDAESLPEPPTPAEPADPPRPSRLDRRPAPGAAAPGPTDRPRKPRAPSGGAGPSRTDPERS, from the coding sequence ATGCCCGGCCCCCCGCTGTTCGACTTCGGACCCGACCCCGACGACGAGACCGAGGCGGCCGTCGGCCTGCCCCCCGGCCCGCCGATGCTCGCCGTCTCGGAGCTGACGGCGTTGATCAAGGAGGTCGTCGAGACCGGCTTCGCCGACGTCGGCGTCTTCGGGGAAATCTCCAACCTCTCCCGGCCCCGCTCCGGCCACGTCTACTTCGACATCAAGGACGAGGGGGCCCGCATCCGGGCCATCCTCTGGCGGGGGCAGGCCGCCCGGGTCCCCTTCGAGCTGGAGAACGGCCTGGCGGTCCGGGCCTGGGGCGGCCTCGACGTGTACCCGCCCCAGGGTGCCTATCAGCTCATCGTCCGCAAGGTCGAGCCCGAGGGGATCGGCCCGCTCGAACTGGCGTTCCGCCAGCTCTGCGACCGCCTCCGCGCCGAGGGGTTGTTCGACCCGGGCCGCAAGCGGCCGCTGCCGCCGTTCCCTTCCCGGATTGTCGTCGTCAGCAGCCCGACCGGCGCCGCCGTCCGGGACATCCTCACGATCACCGCCCGGCGTTGGCCCGCCGCCGAGATCCTGATCGCCCCGGCGAAGGCCCAGGGCCAGGGCGCGGCCGGGGAGGTCGCCGCCGCCATCGAGCTGGCCAACCGGGTCGAGGGGGTCGACCTCGTCCTCGTCGCCCGGGGGGGCGGCAGCCTGGAGGACCTCTGGGCCTTCAATGAAGAGGTGGTGGCGCGGGCGATCGTCGCCTCCCGGGTGCCGGTCGTCTCCGGGGTCGGCCACGAGACCGATCTGACCATCGCCGACCTCGCCGCCGACGCCCGGGGGCCCACCCCCAGCGGCGCCGCCGAGCTCGCCGTGCCCGACGCCCGGGAGATCCTCGCCCGGCTCGACGCCGACGCCTCCCGGATGGGCCGGGCCCTGACCACCCGGGCCGCCGACGCCAGGGCCCGGGTCGAGTCCCTCGCCGACCGCGCCGACCTCGCCGTCTCCCGATTGCTCGACCGCCGCCGCGACCGCCTCGCCGCGATCGCCGCGCAGCTCGACGCGCTCAGCCCCCTGGCCGTCCTCTCCCGCGGCTACAGCCTCACCCAGCGGGCCGACGACTCCCGGATCGTCCGGGCCCGCGAAGATGCCCGGCCCGGCACCCTGATCCGCACCCGGCTCGCGACCGGGTCGGTCCTCAGCCGGGTCGAGCCCGATGCCGAGTCCCTCCCCGAGCCGCCCACCCCCGCCGAGCCGGCCGATCCCCCCCGCCCCTCCCGGCTCGACCGCCGCCCCGCCCCCGGGGCCGCCGCCCCGGGCCCGACCGATCGCCCCCGCAAGCCGCGTGCCCCCTCCGGCGGCGCCGGCCCGTCCCGGACCGACCCCGAGCGGAGCTGA
- the xseB gene encoding exodeoxyribonuclease VII small subunit, which yields MPPTEPPSTPDDPRTFEAALGQLETIVAELERGSLDLDASLSRYERGVRLLSRCRSTLRDAERRVALLTGSSPDGSPITTPFDAPTAASPDEPDDD from the coding sequence ATGCCCCCGACCGAGCCCCCATCGACCCCCGACGACCCCCGGACCTTCGAGGCCGCCCTCGGCCAGCTCGAGACGATCGTCGCCGAGCTGGAGCGCGGCTCCCTGGACCTCGACGCCTCCCTCTCCCGCTACGAGCGCGGCGTCCGCCTCCTGTCGAGGTGCCGCTCCACCCTGCGGGACGCCGAGCGCCGGGTCGCGCTGCTCACCGGCTCCTCCCCCGACGGCTCCCCGATCACCACCCCCTTCGACGCCCCCACCGCGGCCTCGCCGGACGAGCCCGACGACGATTGA